One stretch of Nitrospirota bacterium DNA includes these proteins:
- a CDS encoding radical SAM protein gives MHSKLLLMNIPSGRIPSDYPPIAISRVIEGIEPSLNVEVSFLNLDYLRPSLDEIKNKIESFKPDIVGFSAVLTPAYRYLKELSNFIGKNFPSVIQVLGGEMAVIANIVLLKTKVNFCITGESEPSFSNLILRLKKDNFKPETKNYRDILGLVFLLDGMPYFTGTETNDSRQNGLRQFNYKLMSGLFSLNNYIHKIDGQYFRSRLINNRIEGFLDLLHPHNQHKNMAMVFASKGCINKCSFCHRFFKGYRFIDPVSVINYIEALKMDLDVGMALFSEENFGTNTKATSLIIEYLRDSRLNWGAGAVRVRTVNEKTIRLWKQAGCVHINFGIESLSQKMLDVMDKRATVEENLNAIMLCHKYGIFTIIGLVIGMPGETEQTIQETIDNLTEVIPDDINIPFEVYVNYVQTVPGTPIYEYAKRLGLIGRSLDEEEKYIEGLSEADANEVRQYLNFTDYLKEETAYWKYYISMELIASYIRKNGYFNVLRHKKTRAYRVGLLYVFFPKRVRRFLLKYLMIARFFGLRRLMYICKEKAFKLFMKKVRNFGNVNRPIREINKELTQLLREDEVAVVPLREG, from the coding sequence ATGCATTCTAAGCTACTCCTGATGAATATCCCTTCGGGCAGAATCCCTTCGGATTATCCTCCAATAGCAATATCGAGGGTTATAGAGGGCATAGAGCCTTCCTTGAATGTAGAGGTCTCATTTTTAAATTTAGATTATCTAAGACCGTCTTTGGATGAGATTAAAAATAAGATAGAGTCTTTCAAGCCCGATATTGTCGGCTTTAGTGCTGTGTTGACGCCTGCTTACCGCTACCTTAAAGAGCTTTCTAATTTTATTGGCAAAAATTTTCCATCCGTTATTCAGGTTCTTGGTGGAGAGATGGCTGTGATAGCCAATATAGTCCTCTTAAAGACAAAGGTTAATTTTTGTATTACAGGAGAGTCAGAGCCCTCATTCAGCAATCTGATTCTCAGGCTTAAGAAGGATAATTTTAAGCCAGAGACAAAAAACTATAGGGATATATTGGGACTTGTCTTTTTACTTGACGGTATGCCTTATTTTACCGGCACTGAGACGAACGATAGCAGGCAAAATGGACTAAGACAGTTCAACTATAAGCTGATGTCAGGTCTCTTTAGCTTAAACAATTATATACACAAGATAGACGGTCAATACTTTAGGAGTAGACTTATCAATAACAGGATAGAGGGCTTTTTAGACTTACTTCATCCTCATAACCAACACAAAAACATGGCAATGGTCTTTGCCAGCAAAGGCTGTATAAATAAATGCTCTTTCTGTCACAGGTTTTTTAAAGGCTATAGATTCATTGACCCTGTGAGCGTCATTAATTATATCGAGGCTCTTAAGATGGACCTCGATGTGGGGATGGCCCTGTTTTCGGAGGAAAACTTTGGAACAAATACAAAGGCAACCTCTCTCATTATTGAGTATCTGAGGGACAGCAGGCTTAACTGGGGTGCAGGTGCTGTCAGGGTCAGAACAGTCAATGAGAAGACGATAAGGCTGTGGAAGCAAGCAGGCTGCGTTCATATTAACTTTGGTATTGAGTCATTGTCCCAGAAAATGCTCGATGTGATGGACAAAAGGGCAACTGTGGAGGAAAACCTAAATGCCATAATGCTATGCCATAAATATGGCATATTTACCATCATAGGCTTGGTAATCGGAATGCCCGGAGAAACAGAGCAAACGATACAGGAGACCATAGATAATCTTACGGAAGTTATCCCTGATGATATAAACATACCCTTTGAGGTCTATGTCAACTATGTTCAGACTGTGCCAGGCACTCCGATATATGAGTATGCAAAAAGGCTTGGGCTCATTGGACGGTCCCTCGATGAAGAGGAAAAATACATAGAAGGACTCTCGGAGGCAGATGCAAATGAGGTAAGGCAGTATTTGAACTTCACGGATTATTTAAAGGAAGAGACTGCCTATTGGAAATACTATATCTCGATGGAGCTGATTGCCTCGTATATCAGAAAGAACGGATATTTCAATGTGCTCAGACATAAAAAAACTCGAGCCTATAGGGTAGGCTTGCTCTATGTCTTTTTTCCAAAAAGGGTGCGAAGGTTTTTATTGAAGTATCTTATGATTGCAAGGTTTTTCGGGCTCAGAAGGCTGATGTACATATGTAAAGAAAAGGCGTTCAAATTGTTTATGAAAAAGGTCCGTAATTTTGGCAATGTCAATCGTCCGATAAGGGAAATAAACAAAGAACTTACACAGCTTTTAAGGGAAGACGAGGTTGCTGTCGTGCCTCTGAGGGAAGGATAG
- a CDS encoding nucleotidyltransferase family protein has translation MKETTLTKENIIKKLRENREILSRYGVKRIGVFGSYAREGQKRGSDIDLMVEFDQEMFGKDFKGLFDAYMKLSSYLEKLFNRKVEILTPDSIRTIRIKEVAEDIQRSIAYV, from the coding sequence ATGAAAGAGACTACACTTACAAAAGAAAATATAATCAAAAAGCTTAGAGAAAATAGGGAGATTTTAAGCAGGTATGGCGTAAAAAGAATAGGTGTGTTTGGCTCTTATGCTCGGGAAGGGCAAAAAAGGGGTAGCGATATTGACCTAATGGTGGAGTTTGACCAAGAAATGTTTGGCAAAGATTTTAAAGGGCTTTTTGATGCATACATGAAACTGTCTTCATACCTTGAAAAACTATTTAACAGAAAGGTGGAAATTCTAACTCCTGACAGCATCAGAACAATAAGGATTAAGGAAGTTGCTGAGGATATTCAAAGGAGCATAGCGTATGTCTAA